Proteins encoded by one window of Salvia splendens isolate huo1 chromosome 14, SspV2, whole genome shotgun sequence:
- the LOC121765211 gene encoding transcription factor EMB1444-like isoform X2, with product MASRLQEALRSLCFNTGWEYVVFWKLKHRSRMMFTWADAYYEGNQYPDKKSTAGTLNEGSYSHDPLGLAVAKMSYQVYSLGEGVVGYVAVSGKHSWIFSDQHVVDSSFSSEYYGAWQTQFSAGIKTIAVVPVIPHGVVQLGSLHKIAEDLKLVDHIRNVFCNLQDSLAGGIPISLKNTSLLDTCTRASHPVFQHCVTKVKGSEDEVDSWSKLISPLGEYVNNDHTLPPKGGFSNKNLKMKMHESAECSNPTNDILLPSSCESMFTRKQQGEMEFVNNSKHVGESNGVGNSGKIAEGICAAPINNVRIEKSSLCHETLPTEGSQMVVSNVPTHNIKSPAFPDHADIDFPELTSLQMRLDFVNPEVPIRPNCVEMQTEPFSFCAGYELYEALGPSFQKQNDCVWEAENIGSEMAVEISKGIGSCSLLMENPDMHLLDAVVAKASHKGDDTESEMSCRDTGESLLTADRTPCNSVGTLSSAGFSFDRDTSCIFNSVTYGVESMKGISPTSSSRGSEYVERSQVPLKTSKKRARPGKSCRPRPRDRQLIQDRIKELRELIPNGSKCSIDSLLERTIKHMIFMQSVTKHSEKLHKCSASKFLDKDTGMRKFSRSEQGSSWAVEVGNDQKVCPIIVENINMNGQMLVEMLCKECDQFLEIAETIRSLGLSILKGVSEAYGNKAWMCFVVENNRSMHRMDVLWSLMQLLQPKISN from the exons ATGGCAAGCCGATTGCAAGAAGCACTCAGGAGCTTGTGTTTCAACACTGGATGGGAATATGTGGTTTTCTGGAAGCTCAAGCATCGATCAAGGAT GATGTTTACTTGGGCGGATGCGTATTATGAAGGCAACCAATATCCTGACAAGAAATCAACAGCAGGTACCCTGAATGAAGGTTCTTATTCACATGATCCTTTGGGATTAGCTGTTGCAAAGATGTCATATCAAGTATATTCTCTTGGAGAAGG GGTTGTTGGGTATGTTGCAGTTTCTGGGAAGCATTCATGGATATTTTCGGATCAGCATGTTGTTGATTCATCATTCTCATCTGAG TATTATGGTGCTTGGCAAACACAGTTTTCAGCTGGCATCAAG ACCATTGCAGTTGTGCCTGTTATTCCACATGGAGTTGTACAACTAGGCTCCCTTCATAAG ATTGCTGAGGATTTGAAGCTGGTTGACCATATCAGAAATGTTTTCTGTAACCTGCAAGATTCCTTAGCTGGTGGTATCCCAATCTCACTTAAGAATACTTCTCTG TTAGATACATGCACAAGAGCTTCACATCCAGTTTTTCAGCATTGCGTAACTAAAGTAAAAGGGTCTGAGGATGAGGTGGATTCTTGGTCTAAGTTGATTTCACCGCTTGGGGAGTATGTTAATAATGATCATACTTTGCCTCCAAAGGGGGGCTTTTCAAATAAAAATCTGAAAATGAAGATGCATGAAAGTGCAGAGTGCTCGAACCCTACAAATGATATTCTACTTCCCTCAAGTTGTGAGAGTATGTTTACAAGGAAACAACAAGGAGAGATGGAATTTGTTAATAATTCAAAACATGTTGGAGAATCGAATGGTGTTGGGAATTCAGGGAAGATAGCAGAAGGTATTTGTGCGGCACCCATCAATAATGTAAGGATTGAAAAGTCTAGCTTATGTCATGAAACTCTACCAACTGAAGGTTCTCAAATGGTCGTATCCAATGTTCCTACACACAATATCAAGTCTCCTGCTTTTCCAGATCACGCTGATATTGATTTTCCAGAACTTACGAGCCTTCAAATGCGTCTAGATTTTGTGAACCCAGAAGTACCAATCAGGCCTAATTGTGTTGAGATGCAGACTGAACCTTTCAGTTTCTGTGCTGGCTATGAACTGTATGAGGCATTGGGACCTTCTTTCCAGAAACAAAATGATTGCGTCTGGGAGGCAGAAAATATTGGTTCAGAGATGGCCGTTGAGATTTCTAAGGGAATTGGCAGTTGCAGTCTGCTGATGGAGAACCCTGATATGCACCTTCTAGATGCAGTGGTGGCTAAAGCGAGCCATAAGGGAGATGATACAGAAAGTGAAATGTCATGCCGCGACACTGGGGAATCTCTATTGACTGCTGACAGAACACCTTGCAATAGTGTAGGCACTCTGAGTTCGGCAGGTTTTTCATTTGACCGAGACACGTCATGTATCTTCAACTCAGTGACATACGGTGTTGAATCTATGAAAGGTATCTCACCAACCAGTTCTAGTAGAGGCAGTGAATATGTGGAAAGGTCTCAGGTACCATTAAAGACATCTAAAAAGAGAGCTAGACCTGGTAAAAGCTGTAGGCCAAGGCCCAGGGATAGACAGTTGATCCAAGACCGGATAAAGGAATTGCGAGAGCTTATTCCAAATGGATCAAAG TGCAGCATTGATTCACTTCTTGAGCGAACAATTAAGCACATGATCTTTATGCAAAGTGTTACCAAGCATTCAGAAAAGCTACATAAATGCTCTGCATCAAAG TTTCTTGACAAGGACACTGGTATGAGGAAATTTTCACGTAGTGAGCAGGGTTCGAGCTGGGCTGTAGAAGTGGGAAACGACCAAAAAGTATGCCCAATCATAgttgaaaatataaatatgaatggCCAAATGTTGGTTGAG ATGCTTTGCAAAGAGTGCGACCAGTTTCTTGAGATAGCAGAAACAATCAGAAGCTTGGGTCTAAGTATTTTGAAAGGCGTATCAGAAGCTTATGGAAATAAGGCTTGGATGTGCTTTGTGGTTGAG AATAACAGAAGCATGCACCGGATGGATGTTTTATGGTCATTGATGCAGCTGTTGCAacctaaaatttcaaattaa
- the LOC121765211 gene encoding transcription factor EMB1444-like isoform X3: MASRLQEALRSLCFNTGWEYVVFWKLKHRSRMMFTWADAYYEGNQYPDKKSTAGTLNEGSYSHDPLGLAVAKMSYQVYSLGEGVVGYVAVSGKHSWIFSDQHVVDSSFSSEYYGAWQTQFSAGIKTIAVVPVIPHGVVQLGSLHKLDTCTRASHPVFQHCVTKVKGSEDEVDSWSKLISPLGEYVNNDHTLPPKGGFSNKNLKMKMHESAECSNPTNDILLPSSCESMFTRKQQGEMEFVNNSKHVGESNGVGNSGKIAEGICAAPINNVRIEKSSLCHETLPTEGSQMVVSNVPTHNIKSPAFPDHADIDFPELTSLQMRLDFVNPEVPIRPNCVEMQTEPFSFCAGYELYEALGPSFQKQNDCVWEAENIGSEMAVEISKGIGSCSLLMENPDMHLLDAVVAKASHKGDDTESEMSCRDTGESLLTADRTPCNSVGTLSSAGFSFDRDTSCIFNSVTYGVESMKGISPTSSSRGSEYVERSQVPLKTSKKRARPGKSCRPRPRDRQLIQDRIKELRELIPNGSKCSIDSLLERTIKHMIFMQSVTKHSEKLHKCSASKFLDKDTGMRKFSRSEQGSSWAVEVGNDQKVCPIIVENINMNGQMLVEMLCKECDQFLEIAETIRSLGLSILKGVSEAYGNKAWMCFVVEQNNRSMHRMDVLWSLMQLLQPKISN; the protein is encoded by the exons ATGGCAAGCCGATTGCAAGAAGCACTCAGGAGCTTGTGTTTCAACACTGGATGGGAATATGTGGTTTTCTGGAAGCTCAAGCATCGATCAAGGAT GATGTTTACTTGGGCGGATGCGTATTATGAAGGCAACCAATATCCTGACAAGAAATCAACAGCAGGTACCCTGAATGAAGGTTCTTATTCACATGATCCTTTGGGATTAGCTGTTGCAAAGATGTCATATCAAGTATATTCTCTTGGAGAAGG GGTTGTTGGGTATGTTGCAGTTTCTGGGAAGCATTCATGGATATTTTCGGATCAGCATGTTGTTGATTCATCATTCTCATCTGAG TATTATGGTGCTTGGCAAACACAGTTTTCAGCTGGCATCAAG ACCATTGCAGTTGTGCCTGTTATTCCACATGGAGTTGTACAACTAGGCTCCCTTCATAAG TTAGATACATGCACAAGAGCTTCACATCCAGTTTTTCAGCATTGCGTAACTAAAGTAAAAGGGTCTGAGGATGAGGTGGATTCTTGGTCTAAGTTGATTTCACCGCTTGGGGAGTATGTTAATAATGATCATACTTTGCCTCCAAAGGGGGGCTTTTCAAATAAAAATCTGAAAATGAAGATGCATGAAAGTGCAGAGTGCTCGAACCCTACAAATGATATTCTACTTCCCTCAAGTTGTGAGAGTATGTTTACAAGGAAACAACAAGGAGAGATGGAATTTGTTAATAATTCAAAACATGTTGGAGAATCGAATGGTGTTGGGAATTCAGGGAAGATAGCAGAAGGTATTTGTGCGGCACCCATCAATAATGTAAGGATTGAAAAGTCTAGCTTATGTCATGAAACTCTACCAACTGAAGGTTCTCAAATGGTCGTATCCAATGTTCCTACACACAATATCAAGTCTCCTGCTTTTCCAGATCACGCTGATATTGATTTTCCAGAACTTACGAGCCTTCAAATGCGTCTAGATTTTGTGAACCCAGAAGTACCAATCAGGCCTAATTGTGTTGAGATGCAGACTGAACCTTTCAGTTTCTGTGCTGGCTATGAACTGTATGAGGCATTGGGACCTTCTTTCCAGAAACAAAATGATTGCGTCTGGGAGGCAGAAAATATTGGTTCAGAGATGGCCGTTGAGATTTCTAAGGGAATTGGCAGTTGCAGTCTGCTGATGGAGAACCCTGATATGCACCTTCTAGATGCAGTGGTGGCTAAAGCGAGCCATAAGGGAGATGATACAGAAAGTGAAATGTCATGCCGCGACACTGGGGAATCTCTATTGACTGCTGACAGAACACCTTGCAATAGTGTAGGCACTCTGAGTTCGGCAGGTTTTTCATTTGACCGAGACACGTCATGTATCTTCAACTCAGTGACATACGGTGTTGAATCTATGAAAGGTATCTCACCAACCAGTTCTAGTAGAGGCAGTGAATATGTGGAAAGGTCTCAGGTACCATTAAAGACATCTAAAAAGAGAGCTAGACCTGGTAAAAGCTGTAGGCCAAGGCCCAGGGATAGACAGTTGATCCAAGACCGGATAAAGGAATTGCGAGAGCTTATTCCAAATGGATCAAAG TGCAGCATTGATTCACTTCTTGAGCGAACAATTAAGCACATGATCTTTATGCAAAGTGTTACCAAGCATTCAGAAAAGCTACATAAATGCTCTGCATCAAAG TTTCTTGACAAGGACACTGGTATGAGGAAATTTTCACGTAGTGAGCAGGGTTCGAGCTGGGCTGTAGAAGTGGGAAACGACCAAAAAGTATGCCCAATCATAgttgaaaatataaatatgaatggCCAAATGTTGGTTGAG ATGCTTTGCAAAGAGTGCGACCAGTTTCTTGAGATAGCAGAAACAATCAGAAGCTTGGGTCTAAGTATTTTGAAAGGCGTATCAGAAGCTTATGGAAATAAGGCTTGGATGTGCTTTGTGGTTGAG CAGAATAACAGAAGCATGCACCGGATGGATGTTTTATGGTCATTGATGCAGCTGTTGCAacctaaaatttcaaattaa
- the LOC121765211 gene encoding transcription factor EMB1444-like isoform X1 — MASRLQEALRSLCFNTGWEYVVFWKLKHRSRMMFTWADAYYEGNQYPDKKSTAGTLNEGSYSHDPLGLAVAKMSYQVYSLGEGVVGYVAVSGKHSWIFSDQHVVDSSFSSEYYGAWQTQFSAGIKTIAVVPVIPHGVVQLGSLHKIAEDLKLVDHIRNVFCNLQDSLAGGIPISLKNTSLLDTCTRASHPVFQHCVTKVKGSEDEVDSWSKLISPLGEYVNNDHTLPPKGGFSNKNLKMKMHESAECSNPTNDILLPSSCESMFTRKQQGEMEFVNNSKHVGESNGVGNSGKIAEGICAAPINNVRIEKSSLCHETLPTEGSQMVVSNVPTHNIKSPAFPDHADIDFPELTSLQMRLDFVNPEVPIRPNCVEMQTEPFSFCAGYELYEALGPSFQKQNDCVWEAENIGSEMAVEISKGIGSCSLLMENPDMHLLDAVVAKASHKGDDTESEMSCRDTGESLLTADRTPCNSVGTLSSAGFSFDRDTSCIFNSVTYGVESMKGISPTSSSRGSEYVERSQVPLKTSKKRARPGKSCRPRPRDRQLIQDRIKELRELIPNGSKCSIDSLLERTIKHMIFMQSVTKHSEKLHKCSASKFLDKDTGMRKFSRSEQGSSWAVEVGNDQKVCPIIVENINMNGQMLVEMLCKECDQFLEIAETIRSLGLSILKGVSEAYGNKAWMCFVVEQNNRSMHRMDVLWSLMQLLQPKISN, encoded by the exons ATGGCAAGCCGATTGCAAGAAGCACTCAGGAGCTTGTGTTTCAACACTGGATGGGAATATGTGGTTTTCTGGAAGCTCAAGCATCGATCAAGGAT GATGTTTACTTGGGCGGATGCGTATTATGAAGGCAACCAATATCCTGACAAGAAATCAACAGCAGGTACCCTGAATGAAGGTTCTTATTCACATGATCCTTTGGGATTAGCTGTTGCAAAGATGTCATATCAAGTATATTCTCTTGGAGAAGG GGTTGTTGGGTATGTTGCAGTTTCTGGGAAGCATTCATGGATATTTTCGGATCAGCATGTTGTTGATTCATCATTCTCATCTGAG TATTATGGTGCTTGGCAAACACAGTTTTCAGCTGGCATCAAG ACCATTGCAGTTGTGCCTGTTATTCCACATGGAGTTGTACAACTAGGCTCCCTTCATAAG ATTGCTGAGGATTTGAAGCTGGTTGACCATATCAGAAATGTTTTCTGTAACCTGCAAGATTCCTTAGCTGGTGGTATCCCAATCTCACTTAAGAATACTTCTCTG TTAGATACATGCACAAGAGCTTCACATCCAGTTTTTCAGCATTGCGTAACTAAAGTAAAAGGGTCTGAGGATGAGGTGGATTCTTGGTCTAAGTTGATTTCACCGCTTGGGGAGTATGTTAATAATGATCATACTTTGCCTCCAAAGGGGGGCTTTTCAAATAAAAATCTGAAAATGAAGATGCATGAAAGTGCAGAGTGCTCGAACCCTACAAATGATATTCTACTTCCCTCAAGTTGTGAGAGTATGTTTACAAGGAAACAACAAGGAGAGATGGAATTTGTTAATAATTCAAAACATGTTGGAGAATCGAATGGTGTTGGGAATTCAGGGAAGATAGCAGAAGGTATTTGTGCGGCACCCATCAATAATGTAAGGATTGAAAAGTCTAGCTTATGTCATGAAACTCTACCAACTGAAGGTTCTCAAATGGTCGTATCCAATGTTCCTACACACAATATCAAGTCTCCTGCTTTTCCAGATCACGCTGATATTGATTTTCCAGAACTTACGAGCCTTCAAATGCGTCTAGATTTTGTGAACCCAGAAGTACCAATCAGGCCTAATTGTGTTGAGATGCAGACTGAACCTTTCAGTTTCTGTGCTGGCTATGAACTGTATGAGGCATTGGGACCTTCTTTCCAGAAACAAAATGATTGCGTCTGGGAGGCAGAAAATATTGGTTCAGAGATGGCCGTTGAGATTTCTAAGGGAATTGGCAGTTGCAGTCTGCTGATGGAGAACCCTGATATGCACCTTCTAGATGCAGTGGTGGCTAAAGCGAGCCATAAGGGAGATGATACAGAAAGTGAAATGTCATGCCGCGACACTGGGGAATCTCTATTGACTGCTGACAGAACACCTTGCAATAGTGTAGGCACTCTGAGTTCGGCAGGTTTTTCATTTGACCGAGACACGTCATGTATCTTCAACTCAGTGACATACGGTGTTGAATCTATGAAAGGTATCTCACCAACCAGTTCTAGTAGAGGCAGTGAATATGTGGAAAGGTCTCAGGTACCATTAAAGACATCTAAAAAGAGAGCTAGACCTGGTAAAAGCTGTAGGCCAAGGCCCAGGGATAGACAGTTGATCCAAGACCGGATAAAGGAATTGCGAGAGCTTATTCCAAATGGATCAAAG TGCAGCATTGATTCACTTCTTGAGCGAACAATTAAGCACATGATCTTTATGCAAAGTGTTACCAAGCATTCAGAAAAGCTACATAAATGCTCTGCATCAAAG TTTCTTGACAAGGACACTGGTATGAGGAAATTTTCACGTAGTGAGCAGGGTTCGAGCTGGGCTGTAGAAGTGGGAAACGACCAAAAAGTATGCCCAATCATAgttgaaaatataaatatgaatggCCAAATGTTGGTTGAG ATGCTTTGCAAAGAGTGCGACCAGTTTCTTGAGATAGCAGAAACAATCAGAAGCTTGGGTCTAAGTATTTTGAAAGGCGTATCAGAAGCTTATGGAAATAAGGCTTGGATGTGCTTTGTGGTTGAG CAGAATAACAGAAGCATGCACCGGATGGATGTTTTATGGTCATTGATGCAGCTGTTGCAacctaaaatttcaaattaa